A portion of the Sulfuricurvum kujiense DSM 16994 genome contains these proteins:
- a CDS encoding PD-(D/E)XK nuclease family protein, translating into MNRQCIVYPTARCVREAVAESTESFLPAMMTMGEFLSRAYVAEGKIVPDEDLRLLAMHEASDFSGFAALNIERNFFSFIQNSEYLFRFFEELSSEQVSLTTLQSVDVYGEYEEHIAILKRLRERYGEICKREGWADRIYTSEHTTIQRDFLRNYESIMIVVEGYLSRYEIVLLQECAKHLELILHYNTTAYNRKMTTRLEEMGFELAEGMEYRLSLSTITIIEKKPLCINRSVECEVFHTRLSQIGFIKASVEGFVEEGIAPEKIAVVLPDEDAAAMLREFDTEGNFNFAMGEPFSKSNIYREWESITLFLDEMNVVNRERVRNIKSETIEWFKAHYSKKFQFSQLEEMMMLWEGGDESSLEVIRDELHRFGHLSHALEVMDFRAVFKIFMNRLRQKSIDDVRGGKITVMGLLETRGVAFEGVVIVDFNEGYVPHKSEKDLFLNTKTREYAGLPSAHDRESLQKHYYSILFNRAKRVAIGCVQNAESVPSRFLLQLGIKSIPAAYRYEEVLFPPPAFNVRQVKSFECEYDFTAHPLSASGIKSFLSCKRQFYYRYIEHIRDHELPRDLSQERDIGNALHSALEKLFIDAAEYSSAVKIKEALRNQWENTAADDPLERHMKRLWLDKLDPFYEQEAARFASGAKVLYTEKEARAVVEGITLSGRIDRIDEVVGRFEVIDYKSGKFPDTDKEPKESDVDYQLSVYALLAGEFGDVARCGYYDLNKGELKVEQFLEAKTEKLREILSEMASKKTWEWEMCEDLSRCRLCPYVYLCHREVMRGV; encoded by the coding sequence ATGAATCGACAATGTATTGTTTATCCTACCGCTCGGTGCGTTCGTGAAGCGGTTGCAGAGTCTACAGAGAGCTTTCTCCCCGCAATGATGACGATGGGGGAGTTTCTCTCCCGTGCCTATGTGGCGGAGGGAAAAATCGTTCCGGACGAGGATCTGCGCCTTTTAGCGATGCACGAGGCATCCGATTTTTCAGGGTTTGCCGCGCTCAATATCGAACGTAATTTTTTCAGTTTTATCCAGAATTCTGAGTATCTGTTCCGATTTTTTGAAGAGCTCTCCTCCGAACAGGTATCGCTTACAACGCTTCAGTCGGTCGATGTCTACGGAGAGTATGAAGAGCACATTGCGATCCTTAAGCGGCTGCGTGAACGCTATGGCGAAATATGTAAGCGCGAGGGATGGGCTGATCGGATCTATACCTCGGAGCATACAACGATTCAACGTGATTTTTTACGAAATTATGAGTCGATTATGATTGTCGTTGAAGGGTATTTAAGCCGATATGAAATCGTATTGCTTCAAGAGTGTGCAAAGCATCTGGAGTTGATCCTCCACTACAACACAACCGCATACAACCGAAAAATGACGACTCGTTTGGAAGAGATGGGTTTTGAACTGGCTGAGGGGATGGAGTACCGCCTGTCGCTAAGCACTATAACTATTATTGAAAAAAAACCGCTTTGTATCAATCGCTCGGTTGAATGCGAAGTATTTCATACGCGTTTATCGCAGATCGGATTTATCAAAGCGAGTGTAGAGGGGTTTGTGGAAGAGGGGATTGCACCCGAGAAAATTGCGGTGGTACTCCCCGATGAAGATGCGGCGGCAATGCTCAGGGAGTTCGATACCGAGGGGAATTTCAACTTTGCGATGGGAGAGCCCTTTAGCAAGAGTAACATCTACAGGGAATGGGAAAGCATTACTTTATTTTTGGATGAAATGAATGTCGTGAACCGTGAACGGGTCCGCAATATCAAAAGTGAGACGATTGAGTGGTTCAAAGCCCATTATTCGAAAAAATTTCAGTTTTCGCAACTCGAAGAGATGATGATGCTATGGGAAGGGGGAGATGAATCCTCACTTGAGGTCATACGTGATGAACTTCACCGGTTCGGTCACCTTTCCCATGCGCTGGAGGTGATGGATTTTCGTGCCGTTTTTAAAATCTTTATGAACCGTCTTCGACAAAAGAGCATTGATGATGTCCGGGGCGGGAAAATCACCGTTATGGGGCTGTTGGAGACACGCGGTGTTGCATTTGAGGGGGTAGTGATCGTCGATTTTAATGAGGGGTATGTCCCGCATAAGAGTGAAAAAGATCTCTTTTTGAATACAAAAACCCGTGAGTATGCCGGGCTACCGAGCGCGCATGATCGTGAATCGCTCCAAAAACATTACTACTCCATCCTTTTTAACCGGGCGAAAAGGGTCGCTATCGGATGTGTCCAAAATGCTGAATCGGTCCCTTCGCGTTTTTTACTGCAGCTGGGGATCAAAAGTATCCCGGCTGCATACCGTTATGAAGAGGTATTGTTTCCTCCCCCTGCTTTTAATGTCCGTCAGGTCAAGAGTTTTGAGTGCGAATACGATTTTACCGCCCACCCCCTCTCAGCAAGCGGTATCAAATCGTTCCTGAGCTGTAAACGGCAGTTCTATTACCGCTATATAGAGCATATCCGCGACCACGAACTGCCGCGGGATCTGTCACAGGAGAGGGATATCGGAAACGCGCTTCACAGTGCATTGGAAAAACTCTTTATAGATGCTGCGGAGTATTCCTCAGCCGTTAAAATAAAAGAAGCGCTTCGGAACCAATGGGAAAATACCGCTGCAGACGATCCGCTGGAACGCCATATGAAGCGGCTGTGGCTTGATAAACTGGACCCTTTTTATGAGCAGGAAGCGGCTCGGTTTGCCTCGGGTGCAAAGGTTTTGTATACCGAAAAAGAGGCTAGAGCGGTCGTGGAGGGGATTACGTTAAGCGGGCGGATAGACCGGATCGATGAAGTGGTGGGGCGGTTCGAAGTGATCGACTATAAAAGCGGTAAATTTCCCGACACCGATAAAGAACCCAAAGAGAGCGATGTCGATTATCAGCTCAGTGTTTATGCCCTGCTTGCAGGAGAATTTGGTGATGTGGCGCGATGCGGCTATTACGATTTGAATAAGGGAGAGCTGAAGGTAGAGCAGTTTTTGGAAGCGAAGACAGAAAAGTTGCGGGAGATTCTCTCCGAGATGGCTTCGAAAAAAACATGGGAGTGGGAAATGTGCGAGGATTTGAGCCGATGCCGTCTTTGTCCCTACGTCTATCTCTGTCACCGGGAGGTGATGCGTGGAGTTTGA
- a CDS encoding FixH family protein, with protein sequence MFKNPGTKWPIIIAVSTVIVIMFGVVTIKMAMNNPVEMSDYGMQGYHSYDNDANEIINAKIAFDKKYSVAFVTPQISEKGTVIVYKVTDKEGNAINDAKIEAVLTRPDTTKLDINLSNPIINEGQYTFNAVDLPKQGRWDILAKVAVGADQRYYNIKADTRNTITSEF encoded by the coding sequence ATGTTTAAAAATCCAGGTACAAAATGGCCGATTATAATTGCCGTATCAACTGTAATTGTCATTATGTTTGGCGTTGTTACCATTAAGATGGCTATGAATAATCCTGTAGAGATGTCCGATTACGGTATGCAGGGATATCATTCATATGATAATGACGCCAATGAGATTATCAACGCTAAAATAGCCTTTGATAAAAAGTATTCTGTTGCTTTTGTAACTCCTCAAATCAGTGAAAAAGGGACGGTAATCGTCTATAAAGTAACCGATAAAGAGGGCAACGCGATTAATGATGCTAAAATCGAAGCGGTTTTAACACGGCCGGATACGACCAAACTTGATATTAATTTGTCAAACCCTATCATCAATGAAGGGCAATACACCTTTAATGCGGTGGATCTTCCGAAACAGGGACGCTGGGATATTTTGGCAAAAGTGGCTGTAGGAGCGGATCAACGCTACTATAACATCAAAGCCGATACCCGCAATACCATTACGTCTGAGTTTTAA
- a CDS encoding DUF4006 family protein: MENRSIFALDGITGMLIATVLLLSILAGLTVWGLGVQQGSATNFYQVENEKDIKMISTENAAHRVDVK; the protein is encoded by the coding sequence ATGGAAAATCGTAGTATTTTTGCATTGGACGGTATCACCGGTATGTTGATCGCAACCGTGTTGCTTCTCTCTATCCTCGCGGGTTTAACCGTGTGGGGATTGGGTGTTCAACAAGGTAGTGCGACTAATTTCTACCAAGTCGAAAATGAAAAAGACATCAAAATGATCAGCACCGAAAATGCTGCGCATCGTGTTGATGTTAAATAA
- a CDS encoding c-type cytochrome translates to MNKTVLAAIIVVIAMLGFTYVAVGGAGGMGGEGDWVNKLAVLGAVVLVIVTAFVVTKYVRQMQFDKASGKLADENWDGIGEYKNELPFGWAVIFLGLNIWAIWYFLAGYPVNAYSQIGEYNEEVAAHDAKFEAQYANMDDTALNEMGQSVFIVQCAPCHGLQADGIDGKAANLNHRLDEKSIKHVIQNGSNNQLLGMEMPMPDRNGLMNANTGALITDAEIDAVSKYVAGGMKGTEGADVFAGTCAACHAADGKGTDMVAPSIVEFNPTLIANVMKHGKKGAIGQMPAFNNLTEVQVKALGAYVTGLSK, encoded by the coding sequence ATGAATAAGACAGTACTTGCTGCTATCATAGTTGTAATTGCAATGCTTGGCTTCACTTACGTTGCTGTCGGTGGTGCCGGCGGTATGGGTGGTGAAGGTGACTGGGTTAATAAACTCGCCGTTCTCGGTGCGGTTGTTCTAGTCATCGTTACGGCATTTGTAGTTACCAAATATGTTCGACAAATGCAATTTGACAAAGCAAGCGGTAAACTTGCGGATGAAAACTGGGATGGAATCGGGGAATATAAAAACGAGCTTCCTTTCGGATGGGCGGTTATTTTCCTCGGTTTGAATATTTGGGCAATCTGGTATTTCCTTGCGGGATATCCTGTAAACGCGTATTCACAAATCGGTGAATATAATGAAGAAGTTGCTGCGCACGATGCTAAATTTGAAGCGCAATACGCTAATATGGATGACACTGCTCTTAATGAGATGGGGCAATCCGTATTTATCGTTCAATGTGCTCCGTGTCACGGGCTTCAAGCGGACGGTATTGACGGTAAAGCAGCTAACTTGAATCACCGTTTGGATGAGAAATCAATCAAACATGTAATTCAAAACGGCTCAAATAACCAGCTTCTCGGTATGGAAATGCCGATGCCGGATCGTAACGGTCTCATGAACGCTAACACCGGTGCATTGATCACTGATGCTGAAATTGATGCGGTATCTAAGTATGTTGCCGGCGGAATGAAGGGGACAGAAGGTGCTGACGTATTTGCCGGAACATGTGCTGCTTGTCATGCTGCTGACGGTAAAGGTACCGATATGGTTGCTCCGAGTATCGTTGAGTTCAATCCTACGCTTATTGCGAATGTAATGAAACACGGTAAAAAAGGTGCGATCGGTCAAATGCCGGCATTCAATAACTTGACTGAAGTTCAGGTAAAAGCGCTTGGTGCTTATGTCACCGGCCTTAGCAAATAA
- a CDS encoding cytochrome c oxidase, cbb3-type, CcoQ subunit, whose product MDIGTLQAYAYFGFTAFLVVVLYSYIYHLYSAQKKGTRDYEKYGNIALNDEITDQPVEEISKNDEIK is encoded by the coding sequence GTGGATATTGGTACTCTTCAAGCGTATGCTTACTTCGGGTTTACGGCATTTTTGGTGGTGGTATTGTACTCGTACATTTATCACCTCTACAGTGCACAGAAAAAGGGGACACGCGATTATGAAAAGTACGGCAATATCGCGCTGAATGACGAGATCACCGATCAACCGGTCGAAGAGATCTCGAAAAACGATGAGATAAAGTAG
- the ccoO gene encoding cytochrome-c oxidase, cbb3-type subunit II: MFHWLEKHPFFFAVAVFVTIAFAGLIEILPNFAQASQPVVGTKPYTTLELAGRHVYIKNSCNACHSQLIRPFKSETDRYGHYSLSGEYAYDRPFLWGSKRTGPDLMRVGNYRTTDWHENHMKDPAAVVPGSIMPAYPWMFKNTADIDTAYAEQVTVNKVFAVPYNAEIPMADGSKTTVALAATLDEAKTSALEEAKVVAADMKDQEVKDAVAAGQIPEIVALIAYLNSLK, translated from the coding sequence ATGTTTCACTGGTTAGAAAAACACCCGTTCTTTTTCGCGGTAGCGGTGTTCGTAACAATCGCGTTTGCAGGTCTTATCGAGATTTTGCCAAACTTCGCGCAAGCGTCTCAACCGGTTGTAGGGACTAAGCCTTACACGACGTTGGAACTTGCAGGTCGCCATGTTTACATCAAAAACAGCTGTAATGCATGTCACTCACAATTGATTCGTCCGTTTAAATCTGAAACTGACCGCTACGGTCACTACAGCTTGAGCGGCGAATATGCGTATGACCGTCCATTCCTTTGGGGCTCAAAACGTACCGGTCCGGATTTGATGCGTGTAGGTAACTACCGTACGACTGACTGGCATGAAAACCACATGAAAGATCCTGCAGCGGTTGTTCCAGGCTCAATTATGCCGGCTTACCCATGGATGTTCAAAAATACTGCTGATATCGATACGGCGTATGCAGAACAAGTAACGGTTAATAAAGTATTTGCAGTTCCATACAATGCAGAAATTCCAATGGCTGACGGTTCAAAAACGACCGTTGCTTTGGCAGCAACATTGGATGAAGCAAAAACTTCGGCTCTTGAAGAGGCAAAAGTTGTTGCGGCAGACATGAAGGACCAAGAAGTTAAAGATGCGGTTGCAGCGGGTCAAATCCCTGAAATCGTAGCGTTGATCGCGTATCTTAACAGCTTGAAATAA